A single genomic interval of Burkholderia cepacia ATCC 25416 harbors:
- a CDS encoding YfhL family 4Fe-4S dicluster ferredoxin, giving the protein MALMITDECINCDVCEPECPNGAISMGPDIYVIDPNKCTECVGHFDEPQCQQVCPVECIPRDPQHDESHAQLMEKYHALIAVKGDDAS; this is encoded by the coding sequence ATGGCTTTGATGATTACCGACGAGTGCATCAATTGCGACGTGTGCGAGCCCGAGTGCCCGAACGGCGCGATTTCGATGGGCCCGGACATCTACGTGATCGACCCGAACAAGTGCACCGAGTGCGTCGGCCATTTCGACGAACCGCAGTGCCAGCAGGTGTGTCCGGTCGAATGCATTCCGCGCGATCCGCAGCATGACGAATCGCACGCGCAATTGATGGAGAAGTACCACGCGTTGATCGCCGTGAAAGGCGACGACGCGTCGTGA
- the coaD gene encoding pantetheine-phosphate adenylyltransferase, producing the protein MVVAVYPGTFDPLTRGHEDLVRRASSIFDTLVVGVADSRAKKPFFSLEERLTIANEVLGHYPNVKVMSFTGLLKDFVRTNNARVIVRGLRAVSDFEYEFQMAGMNRYLLPDVETMFMTPSDQYQFISGTIVREIAQLGGDVSKFVFPSVEKWLTEKVTAMGGPAA; encoded by the coding sequence ATGGTAGTCGCCGTGTATCCCGGTACGTTCGATCCGCTGACGCGCGGGCACGAAGACCTCGTGCGGCGTGCGTCGAGCATTTTTGATACGCTGGTGGTCGGTGTGGCCGACAGCCGCGCGAAAAAGCCGTTCTTCTCGCTGGAAGAACGTCTGACGATTGCGAACGAGGTGCTCGGCCATTACCCGAACGTGAAGGTGATGAGTTTCACCGGCCTCCTGAAGGACTTCGTCCGCACCAACAACGCACGCGTGATCGTGCGCGGCCTGCGAGCCGTGTCCGATTTCGAATATGAGTTCCAGATGGCGGGGATGAACCGCTATCTGTTGCCCGACGTCGAGACGATGTTCATGACGCCGTCCGACCAGTACCAGTTCATCTCGGGCACGATCGTGCGTGAAATCGCGCAGTTGGGCGGTGATGTCAGCAAGTTCGTGTTCCCGTCCGTCGAGAAGTGGCTGACCGAGAAAGTGACGGCGATGGGAGGCCCTGCCGCGTGA
- the rsmD gene encoding 16S rRNA (guanine(966)-N(2))-methyltransferase RsmD yields MSRSSSGRPAAPSSRGKPHTIRIIGGDWKRTPLAVLDLDGLRPTPDRVRETLFNWLGQDLEGRRCLDLFAGTGALGFEAASRGAASVVMVERHPRAAQQLRAIKDKLGARAVEVAEADALRLAAGLTPGAFDVVFLDPPFGEPAVLDRAVALAAPLVAAGGALYVETGAELDPAAHDALAGWEVVKHGKAGAVHYHLLRRENDE; encoded by the coding sequence ATGTCCCGTTCCTCTTCCGGCCGCCCGGCGGCCCCTTCCAGCCGCGGCAAGCCGCACACGATCCGCATCATCGGCGGTGACTGGAAACGCACGCCGCTCGCGGTGCTCGATCTCGACGGCCTGCGGCCGACGCCCGATCGCGTGCGCGAGACGCTGTTCAACTGGCTCGGCCAGGATCTCGAAGGCCGCCGCTGCCTCGACCTGTTCGCGGGCACGGGCGCACTCGGTTTCGAGGCCGCGTCGCGCGGCGCGGCGAGCGTCGTGATGGTCGAGCGCCATCCACGCGCCGCGCAGCAGCTGCGTGCGATCAAGGACAAGCTCGGCGCGCGTGCGGTCGAGGTCGCGGAGGCGGACGCGTTGCGGCTCGCGGCCGGGCTCACGCCGGGCGCGTTCGACGTCGTGTTTCTCGATCCGCCGTTCGGCGAACCGGCTGTGCTCGATCGCGCGGTCGCGCTGGCGGCGCCGCTCGTCGCGGCGGGCGGCGCGCTGTACGTCGAAACGGGCGCGGAACTCGACCCGGCCGCGCATGATGCGCTCGCGGGCTGGGAGGTGGTGAAGCACGGCAAGGCCGGTGCGGTTCACTATCATTTGCTGCGGCGCGAAAATGATGAATAA
- the ftsY gene encoding signal recognition particle-docking protein FtsY, with protein sequence MFSFFKRFKKTQEPDPAESQSADAQQTDEPSDAPAVEAPPAAEVPQAPAQPAAPAVVMTVTPTNDGRDEVVETVEIVPPPLQDATAKKSWLARLKTGLAKTGSSITGVFVNTKIDEDLYEELETALLMSDAGVDATEYLLGALREKVRAGRLTDPQQVKAALHDLLVELLTPLEKSLMLGRAQPLVMMITGVNGAGKTTSIGKLAKHLQSFDQSVLLAAGDTFRAAAREQLAVWGERNNVTVVQQESGDPAAVIFDAVSAARARKIDVMMADTAGRLPTQLHLMEELKKVKRVISKAHDGAPHEVLLVIDANTGQNALTQVKAFDDALGLTGLIVTKLDGTAKGGILAAIARQRPVPVYFIGVGEKVEDLQPFSAVEFADALLG encoded by the coding sequence ATGTTCAGCTTCTTCAAACGATTCAAGAAAACGCAGGAGCCCGATCCGGCGGAATCGCAATCGGCCGACGCGCAGCAAACGGACGAACCGTCCGATGCGCCCGCGGTCGAGGCCCCGCCTGCGGCCGAGGTGCCGCAAGCGCCCGCGCAACCGGCCGCGCCGGCCGTCGTGATGACGGTCACGCCGACCAACGACGGGCGCGACGAAGTCGTCGAGACGGTCGAAATCGTTCCGCCGCCGCTGCAGGACGCCACCGCGAAGAAATCGTGGCTCGCCCGCCTGAAAACGGGGCTCGCCAAGACGGGCTCGAGCATCACCGGCGTCTTCGTCAACACGAAGATCGACGAGGATCTGTACGAGGAGCTCGAAACCGCGCTGCTGATGTCCGACGCGGGCGTCGACGCGACCGAGTACCTGCTCGGCGCGCTACGCGAAAAGGTGCGCGCGGGCCGCCTGACCGACCCGCAGCAGGTGAAGGCCGCGCTGCACGACCTGCTCGTCGAGTTGCTGACGCCGCTCGAGAAGTCGCTGATGCTCGGCCGCGCGCAGCCGCTCGTGATGATGATCACCGGCGTGAACGGTGCGGGCAAGACGACCAGCATCGGCAAGCTCGCAAAGCATCTGCAGAGCTTCGACCAGTCGGTGCTGCTGGCCGCGGGCGACACGTTCCGCGCGGCCGCGCGCGAACAGCTTGCAGTCTGGGGCGAGCGCAACAACGTGACGGTCGTGCAGCAGGAAAGCGGCGATCCGGCCGCGGTGATCTTCGACGCGGTCAGCGCCGCGCGCGCGCGCAAGATCGACGTGATGATGGCCGACACGGCCGGCCGCCTGCCGACGCAACTCCACCTGATGGAAGAGCTGAAGAAGGTGAAGCGCGTGATCTCGAAGGCGCACGACGGCGCGCCGCACGAAGTGCTGCTGGTGATCGACGCGAACACCGGCCAGAACGCGCTCACGCAGGTCAAGGCATTCGACGACGCGCTCGGCCTCACCGGCCTCATCGTCACGAAGCTCGACGGCACCGCGAAGGGCGGGATTCTCGCCGCGATCGCGCGGCAGCGCCCGGTGCCGGTCTACTTCATCGGCGTCGGCGAGAAGGTCGAGGATCTGCAGCCGTTCAGCGCGGTCGAATTCGCGGACGCGCTGCTCGGCTGA
- the maiA gene encoding maleylacetoacetate isomerase: protein MKLYSYFRSSASYRVRIALNLKQLSFDYVPVHMLRDGGEQLKDAYRALNPDAVVPTLTDGDATLQQSLAIIEYLEETHPEPALLPKQPVDRAYVRAVALQIACEIHPLNNLRVLKYLKHTLKVPEEAKNAWYRHWIEAGFESLETRLASDPRTGKLCFGDTPTLADVCLVPQVFNANRFSIDTTRYPTIQRIVDHASTLDAFKAAEPGAQPDAE, encoded by the coding sequence ATGAAGCTTTACAGCTATTTCCGCAGTTCCGCGTCGTACCGCGTGCGGATCGCCCTGAACCTGAAGCAGCTGTCGTTCGACTATGTTCCCGTGCACATGCTGCGTGACGGCGGCGAGCAACTGAAGGACGCGTACCGCGCGCTGAATCCGGACGCGGTCGTGCCGACGCTGACCGACGGCGACGCGACGCTGCAGCAGTCGCTCGCGATCATCGAATATCTCGAGGAAACCCATCCGGAACCGGCGCTGCTGCCGAAGCAGCCGGTCGATCGCGCCTATGTGCGTGCGGTCGCGCTGCAGATCGCGTGCGAAATCCATCCGCTCAACAACCTGCGCGTGCTGAAGTACCTGAAGCACACGCTGAAGGTGCCCGAAGAGGCGAAGAACGCGTGGTACCGGCACTGGATCGAGGCGGGCTTCGAATCGCTCGAGACCCGTCTCGCGAGCGATCCGCGCACCGGCAAGCTGTGTTTCGGCGACACGCCGACACTCGCCGACGTGTGCCTCGTGCCGCAGGTGTTCAACGCGAACCGCTTCTCGATCGACACGACGCGCTATCCGACGATCCAGCGGATCGTCGACCACGCGTCGACGCTCGATGCGTTCAAGGCCGCCGAGCCCGGCGCGCAGCCCGACGCCGAATGA
- the ybiB gene encoding DNA-binding protein YbiB — MTASHDPAAVPFPCARFIKEIGRGPNGARALSAEDTFELYRAMLDARVSDVELGAILIAYRLKGESADELAAMLAAAQASFEPVHVQDAAFRPVAIPSYNGARKQPNLVPLLALLLAREGVPVLVHGVEQDPGRVTSAEIFSALSLAPSASHDAIEDTLAERRVAFASIEVLAPRIARLLSMRRVLGVRNSTHTLVKILQPFAPAGLRLVNYTHPPYRDSLAQLFRDHPDAALGGALLARGTEGEAVADTRRQVQVDWLHDGVCDTLIEAERSSTEAPPVALPESRDAATTAAWTDAVLRGEVPVPDTVARQVATIVQITRIAR; from the coding sequence ATGACCGCTTCCCACGATCCCGCCGCCGTTCCGTTCCCGTGCGCCCGCTTCATCAAGGAAATCGGCCGCGGCCCGAACGGCGCACGCGCACTGTCCGCCGAGGACACGTTCGAGCTCTATCGCGCGATGCTCGACGCGCGCGTGTCGGATGTCGAACTCGGCGCGATCCTGATCGCCTATCGGCTGAAGGGCGAATCCGCCGACGAGCTGGCCGCGATGCTCGCCGCCGCGCAGGCGTCGTTCGAGCCCGTGCACGTACAGGACGCGGCGTTCCGTCCCGTCGCGATCCCGAGCTACAACGGCGCGCGCAAGCAGCCGAACCTCGTGCCGCTGCTCGCACTGCTGCTCGCGCGCGAAGGCGTGCCGGTGCTCGTGCATGGTGTCGAGCAGGATCCGGGCCGCGTGACGAGCGCCGAGATCTTCTCGGCGCTGTCGCTTGCTCCGTCGGCGTCGCACGATGCGATCGAGGACACGCTTGCCGAGCGCCGCGTCGCGTTCGCGTCGATCGAGGTGCTGGCGCCGCGCATCGCGCGCCTGCTGTCGATGCGCCGCGTGCTCGGTGTGCGCAATTCGACGCACACGCTCGTGAAGATCCTGCAGCCGTTCGCACCGGCCGGCCTGCGGCTCGTCAACTACACGCACCCGCCGTACCGCGACAGCCTCGCGCAGCTGTTCCGCGACCATCCCGACGCCGCGCTCGGCGGCGCGCTGCTCGCGCGCGGCACCGAGGGCGAAGCCGTTGCCGACACGCGGCGCCAGGTGCAGGTCGACTGGTTGCACGACGGCGTGTGCGACACGCTGATCGAGGCCGAGCGCTCGTCGACCGAAGCGCCCCCCGTCGCCCTGCCCGAATCGCGCGATGCGGCCACGACGGCCGCGTGGACGGACGCCGTATTGCGCGGCGAGGTGCCGGTGCCCGACACCGTCGCCCGCCAGGTCGCGACGATCGTGCAGATCACCCGCATCGCGCGCTGA
- the leuA gene encoding 2-isopropylmalate synthase, whose product MQRNPQDKYRPFEPVRLNGRKWPSRTIERAPVWMSTDLRDGNQSLIEPMSIEQKLEFFEMLVAIGFKEIEVGFPSASQTDFDFVRKLIDDKRIPDDVTIEVLVQAREDLIARTFDALEGVPRAIVHLYNAVCPSFRRIVFGMSKADVKALAVDGTRIIKEHAVARPDTQWTFQYSPETFSMTELTFAREICDAVAQTWRPTRDHKMIVNLPATVEAASPNVFADQIEWMDRNLAYRDSIVLSVHPHNDRGTAVAAAELALLAGADRIEGCLFGNGERTGNVDLVTLALNLYTQGIDPGLDFSDIDAVRRVVERCNQIPVHPRHPYAGDLVFTAFSGSHQDAIRKGFAQQRPDAPWEVPYLPIDPADLGRSYDAVIRVNSQSGKGGATFLLERGMGFTPTRRVQIEFSHAVQTLADASGEEVTGDAICALFAREFFDTDGPAARHGNGARWQNREIATAPAADIAPDDAVRRLAAAFAAAAGVAIDIASCEHARTTDGRIAVSVGCRVGDAPLRHGVGLHADAAGAALDALVSAINRSAWHCADRRAAA is encoded by the coding sequence ATGCAGCGCAATCCGCAAGACAAGTACCGTCCGTTCGAGCCCGTCCGCCTCAATGGCCGCAAATGGCCGTCGCGCACCATCGAGCGCGCGCCCGTCTGGATGAGCACCGACCTGCGCGACGGCAACCAGTCGCTGATCGAGCCGATGAGCATCGAGCAGAAGCTCGAATTCTTCGAGATGCTGGTCGCGATCGGGTTCAAGGAGATCGAGGTCGGTTTTCCGTCGGCGTCGCAAACCGACTTCGATTTCGTCCGCAAGCTGATCGACGACAAGCGGATTCCCGATGACGTGACGATCGAAGTGCTCGTGCAGGCGCGCGAAGACCTGATCGCTCGCACGTTCGACGCGCTCGAAGGCGTGCCGCGCGCGATCGTGCACCTGTACAACGCGGTCTGCCCGTCGTTCCGCCGCATCGTGTTCGGGATGTCGAAGGCCGACGTGAAGGCGCTCGCGGTCGACGGCACGCGCATCATCAAGGAGCACGCCGTCGCGCGCCCCGACACGCAGTGGACCTTCCAGTACTCGCCGGAAACCTTCAGCATGACCGAGCTGACGTTCGCACGCGAGATCTGCGACGCGGTCGCGCAAACCTGGCGCCCGACCCGCGACCATAAGATGATCGTCAACCTGCCGGCCACCGTCGAAGCCGCGAGCCCGAACGTGTTCGCCGACCAGATCGAATGGATGGACCGCAACCTCGCGTATCGCGACAGCATCGTGCTGTCCGTGCATCCGCACAACGACCGCGGCACGGCGGTCGCGGCGGCCGAGCTCGCGCTGCTCGCGGGCGCCGACCGCATCGAGGGTTGCCTGTTCGGCAACGGCGAGCGTACCGGCAACGTCGATCTCGTCACGCTCGCGCTGAATCTCTACACGCAGGGCATCGATCCGGGCCTCGATTTCTCCGACATCGACGCGGTGCGCCGCGTCGTCGAACGCTGCAACCAGATTCCGGTGCATCCGCGCCACCCGTACGCGGGCGACCTCGTGTTCACCGCGTTCTCCGGTTCGCATCAGGACGCGATCCGCAAGGGCTTCGCGCAGCAGCGCCCCGACGCGCCGTGGGAAGTGCCGTACCTGCCGATCGACCCGGCCGACCTCGGCCGCAGCTACGACGCGGTGATCCGTGTCAACAGCCAGTCCGGCAAGGGCGGCGCGACGTTCCTGCTCGAACGCGGGATGGGCTTCACGCCGACGCGGCGCGTGCAGATCGAATTCAGCCACGCGGTGCAGACGCTTGCCGACGCGTCGGGAGAAGAAGTGACGGGCGACGCGATCTGCGCGCTGTTCGCGCGCGAATTCTTCGACACCGACGGCCCGGCCGCGCGCCACGGCAACGGCGCGCGCTGGCAGAACCGCGAGATCGCGACGGCGCCCGCGGCGGATATCGCACCCGACGATGCCGTGCGACGTTTGGCCGCGGCATTCGCAGCCGCCGCCGGCGTCGCGATCGACATCGCTTCGTGCGAACACGCGCGCACGACGGACGGGCGGATCGCGGTATCGGTGGGCTGCCGGGTCGGCGATGCGCCGCTGCGGCACGGCGTCGGCCTGCACGCCGATGCGGCGGGCGCCGCGCTCGATGCGCTCGTCAGCGCGATCAACCGCTCGGCCTGGCACTGCGCGGATCGCCGCGCGGCGGCCTGA
- a CDS encoding nuclear transport factor 2 family protein translates to MAKVIDAIRALERDRFRAMVDGDGEALGALLSDKVFFVHTNGKRETKQQFIDAIVAGRRRYRQIEIQSQDVLPVGDETCVVTGRALIEMETNNGGLVFPIAYTSVHTHEQGRWSLFAWQATRCATET, encoded by the coding sequence ATGGCGAAGGTGATCGATGCGATCCGCGCGCTCGAGCGCGATCGGTTCCGGGCGATGGTGGACGGCGACGGCGAGGCGCTCGGCGCGCTTTTGTCGGACAAGGTGTTCTTCGTGCACACCAACGGCAAACGCGAAACCAAGCAGCAGTTCATCGACGCCATCGTCGCCGGCCGCCGCCGCTATCGCCAGATCGAAATCCAGTCGCAGGACGTGCTGCCCGTCGGCGATGAAACCTGCGTCGTCACCGGGCGTGCGTTGATCGAGATGGAAACGAACAACGGCGGCCTGGTCTTCCCGATTGCGTATACCTCCGTCCACACCCACGAACAGGGCCGCTGGAGCCTGTTCGCGTGGCAGGCGACGCGGTGCGCGACCGAGACATGA
- a CDS encoding acyloxyacyl hydrolase: MNNKKNRRPRSRLVLHAMLAASLLGGSGAAFADRWGIQAGGGFSDRHGVDKGDLGVVWDPGWNWWEMGGWHFAFVVEGHAGYWHTGGNVHGSIGEFGVTPLFRFIKSAGEIRPFIEAGGGVRLLTHPTISDHFSLGTAFQFSPTAGVGVQFGQRQQYQVGYRFEHVSNAGIKEPNPGINFHQFYVQYNF; this comes from the coding sequence ATGAACAATAAGAAGAATCGCCGGCCCCGCAGCCGGCTTGTCCTGCACGCGATGCTGGCGGCGTCCCTTCTGGGAGGATCGGGTGCGGCATTCGCGGATCGATGGGGGATTCAGGCGGGCGGCGGTTTTTCGGATCGCCACGGGGTCGACAAGGGCGATCTCGGCGTGGTGTGGGATCCGGGCTGGAACTGGTGGGAAATGGGCGGTTGGCACTTCGCGTTCGTCGTGGAAGGGCACGCGGGCTACTGGCACACGGGCGGCAACGTTCACGGCAGCATCGGCGAATTCGGCGTGACGCCGTTGTTCCGCTTCATCAAGAGCGCCGGGGAGATTCGCCCGTTCATCGAGGCTGGCGGCGGCGTCCGGCTGCTGACGCACCCGACGATCTCGGATCATTTCTCGCTGGGGACCGCGTTCCAGTTCTCGCCGACCGCGGGGGTGGGGGTGCAGTTCGGCCAACGGCAACAGTATCAGGTCGGCTACCGTTTTGAACATGTGTCTAACGCGGGTATCAAAGAGCCGAATCCTGGTATAAATTTCCACCAGTTCTACGTGCAGTACAACTTCTGA
- the rpoH gene encoding RNA polymerase sigma factor RpoH, which translates to MSNALTLPNTLSPAPAKAESAGSLALAAQSMLPGQLGNIDAYIQAVNRIPLLTAEEERQYATEFRENNNLDSARRLVLSHLRLVVSIARNYLGYGLPHGDLIQEGNIGLMKAVKRFDPAQNVRLVSYAIHWIKAEIHEYILRNWRMVKVATTKAQRKLFFNLRSHKKSMQAMTPEEIDGLAQELNVKREDVTEMETRLSGGDIALEGQVEDGEESYAPIAYLADSHNEPTAVLAARQRDSLQTDGIAQALDALDARSRRIIEARWLHVDDDGSGGSTLHDLAAEFGVSAERIRQIEASAMKKMRTALAEYA; encoded by the coding sequence GTGAGCAACGCCCTGACCCTCCCGAACACCCTGAGCCCGGCGCCGGCCAAGGCCGAATCGGCAGGCTCGCTGGCGCTCGCAGCTCAATCGATGTTGCCGGGCCAGCTTGGCAACATCGACGCGTATATCCAGGCCGTCAATCGCATTCCGCTGCTGACGGCAGAAGAGGAACGCCAGTACGCGACCGAATTCCGCGAAAACAACAATCTCGACTCGGCACGCCGCCTCGTGCTGTCGCACCTGCGGCTCGTCGTGTCGATCGCGCGCAACTATCTCGGGTACGGCCTGCCGCACGGCGACCTGATCCAGGAAGGCAACATCGGCCTGATGAAGGCCGTGAAGCGCTTCGATCCGGCCCAGAACGTTCGTCTCGTGTCGTACGCGATCCACTGGATCAAGGCCGAGATCCACGAGTACATCCTGCGCAACTGGCGCATGGTGAAGGTCGCGACGACGAAGGCGCAGCGCAAGCTGTTCTTCAACCTGCGCAGCCACAAGAAGAGCATGCAGGCGATGACGCCCGAGGAAATCGACGGCCTCGCACAAGAGCTCAACGTCAAGCGCGAAGACGTGACCGAAATGGAAACGCGCCTGTCGGGCGGCGATATCGCGCTCGAAGGGCAAGTCGAAGACGGCGAGGAGTCGTACGCACCGATCGCCTACCTGGCCGACTCGCACAACGAACCGACCGCCGTGCTCGCCGCGCGTCAGCGCGACTCGCTGCAGACGGACGGCATCGCGCAGGCACTCGACGCGCTCGACGCGCGCAGCCGCCGCATCATCGAGGCACGCTGGCTGCATGTCGACGACGACGGCTCGGGCGGCTCGACGCTGCACGATCTCGCCGCCGAGTTCGGCGTGTCGGCGGAACGCATCCGCCAGATCGAGGCGAGCGCGATGAAGAAGATGCGCACCGCCCTCGCCGAATACGCATAA